A genomic stretch from Carassius auratus strain Wakin chromosome 35, ASM336829v1, whole genome shotgun sequence includes:
- the LOC113054202 gene encoding GRB10-interacting GYF protein 1-like isoform X1 — MTAETLTFGPEWLRALSRGGSVTSPPPSPAMPKSKLADYRYGREEMLALYVKDNKIPEDMQDKEFAAILQEEPQQPLALVPLTEEEQRNFSMSVNSVAVLRLMGKGGGAVPTGVARGRGSTRGGRGRGRGEGGFYQRSVDEEVGFGRGREMHRSQSWDDRGERRFEKPLRRDGGRGGFEEGGAVGRKDYARSDSENWRTLREGQEDDDGAEPGGSWRIAGGRRDGTFTSVFFIFFPLFYLFKFFNWPFLHLDGGPRSAGWRDHSSGDGRRRKFDFDFRDGEGGRRRAGSEGGEDERDGLPEWCTDEEEGEMGTFDSSGAFMCIKKSSRDAIPEDQELEFEALEEEEEGGQEKLDSLDDKSEACEVLTVCDGDRNSLSPHAVSAPAPVHPVAEEETPKPIVTPPSKLSPQPDEDAAPAGSTTPQTQSYSPPSTTGTDLPTVGGDTEEEDGMKHLQQEAEKMVASLQDTSLEEECFTQALHESHITTAHTHTHPNAHTHSHSTSHTLPHSSASALPLSHESAMKWFYKDPQGEIQGPFTTVEMCEWFQAGYFTMNLLVKRGCDEGFQPLGEVIKMWGRVPFSPGPSPPPLLGNMDQELLKKQFEQAATAALYQQLQMRFQNRCGETGMMPAMNRSMSVPDTGPMWDMPTSVSQQSGSETSLWDLTMSNSTQGPTLEHLQKLQQERREAELRVKREEEERKRREEKRRQQEEQKRREEEELYRRKQQCRQQQELIMKFLQQSQQQQSMPGGAGWSGSQTGALSLGKATGKSMGLLELEAERLHKQQQRAQQQQRHGGLTMGQWSDGPSGMWSGAGMEGKVGGGNPAMGMWDEPMKNQASHRNIGLKNSRSSPSLSEQYLLNRRKRTDDEDRLLKLLQGMKPQDGFTTWCEQMLHALNASANNSSSLDVPTIVAYLKEVESPYEVHDFIRIYLGDTIEAKEFAKQFLERRAKQKANHQRQQQQLSKEVSGLNMNFPLQSMFQAAHMGKGGSLYDTQGGKAKKKPSMMLHSDPSILGYSFLGGGELEQVEDY, encoded by the exons ATGACTGCTGAGACCCTTACCTTCGGTCCAGAATG GCTCCGTGCACTATCCAGAGGGGGGAGTGTGACGTCCCCTCCCCCTTCCCCTGCAATGCCAAAGTCCAAGTTGGCCGACTACCGCTATGGCCGCGAGGAGATGTTAGCACTTTATGTCAAAGATAACAAG ATCCCCGAGGACATGCAGGATAAGGAGTTTGCTGCTATCCTGCAGGAAGAGCCTCAGCAGCCGTTGGCCTTGGTGCCCCTGACTGAGGAGGAGCAG AGAAACTTCTCCATGTCTGTGAACAGTGTGGCTGTGCTAAGGCTTATGGGTAAAGGAGGTGGAGCTGTACCAACAGGTGTAGCTAGAGGGCGAGGAAGCACTCGAGGCGGTCGAG GGAGAGGCAGAGGAGAGGGTGGATTCTACCAAAGAAGTGTGGATGAAGAAGTCGGTTTTGGCCGAGGACGAGAGATGCACCGCAGTCAGAGCTGGGATGACAG AGGTGAGCGGCGCTTTGAAAAGCCATTGAGGCGTGATGGTGGGCGTGGTGGTTTTGAGGAGGGAGGAGCAGTAGGAAGGAAGGACTATGCACGCTCAGACAGTGAAAACTGGCGTACACTCAGAGAGGGGCAGGAGGATGATGATGGCGCAGAACCTGGGGGAAGCTGGAGGATTGCTGGAGGTCGTCGTGATGGTACTTTCACTTCtgtgttctttattttttttccattattttatttattcaaattttttaacTGGCCTTTTCTTCATCTAGATGGAGGTCCTCGTTCAGCAGGATGGCGGGATCACAGCAGTGGGGATGGCCGTCGTAGGAAATTTGACTTTGACTTCCGAGATGGAGAGGGTGGACGTAGAAGGGCTGGAAGTGAGGGAGGAGAGGACGAACGAGATGGCCTGCCTGAGTGGTGCACCGATGAAGAAGAAGGGGAAATGGGAACCTTTGATTCTTCTGGAGCCTTCATGTGCATCAAG AAAAGCTCCAGAGATGCAATCCCTGAAGACCAGGAACTGGAATTTGAAGctctggaggaggaagaggagggtggTCAGGAGAAGCTGGACAGCCTTGATGATAAAT cGGAAGCATGTGAGGTACTAACTGTGTGTGATGGAGATAGAAACTCATTATCTCCTCATGCTGTGTCTGCTCCTGCCCCTGTGCACCCTGTTGCAGAGGAAGAGACTCCCAAACCCATAGTCACTCCTCCCTCAAAACTGTCACCCCAACCAGATGAAG ATGCAGCTCCAGCAGGTAGCACCACACCACAGACGCAGAGCTACTCTCCTCCCTCAACCACTGGCACTGATCTTCCAACCGTAGGGGGAGACACAGAGGAGGAAGATGGCATGAAGCACCTTCagcag GAGGCTGAGAAGATGGTGGCGTCCCTGCAAGACACGTCCCTTGAAGAGGAATGTTTCACTCAAGCGCTTCACGAGAGCCACATCACTACggcacacactcatacacacccgaatgcacacacacactctcactcaacCTCACACACTCTCCCGCACTCCAGCGCCAGCGCTCTGCCCCTGTCCCACGAATCAGCAATGAAGTGGTTCTACAAAGACCCTCAAGGGGAGATTCAAG GTCCATTCACTACAGTGGAGATGTGTGAGTGGTTTCAGGCAGGGTATTTCACCATGAACCTACTGGTCAAACGTGGCTGTGATGAGGGATTTCAGCCCCTGGGTGAAGTCATTAAGATGTGGGGGCGTGTGCCTTTCTCTCCCGGCCCCTCCCCTCCTCCACTTCTG GGGAACATGGACCAGGAGCTGTTGAAGAAACAGTTCGAACAAGCTGCCACTGCAGCCCTTTACCAACAACTTCAGATGAGATTTCAGAACCG GTGTGGGGAGACTGGGATGATGCCTGCGATGAACAGGTCCATGTCAGTGCCAGACACCGGGCCCATGTGGGACATGCCTACCTCAGTCTCTCAGCAGTCAG GCAGTGAGACCAGTCTGTGGGACTTAACCATGAGTAACTCCACTCAGGGTCCAACTCTTGAACATTTGCAGAAA CTCCAGCAGGAGAGGCGTGAAGCTGAACTCAGGGTCAAGCGTGAAGAAGAAGAGAGGAAACGGAGGGAGGAAAAGCGCCGGCAGCAGGAGGAACagaagaggagagaggaggaggagcttTATAGACGAAAACAG CAGTGCCGTCAGCAGCAGGAATTGATCATGAAGTTTCTGCAGCAGAGCCAGCAGCAGCAGAGCATGCCAGGGGGCGCAGGATGGAGCGGAAGCCAGACAGGAGCTTTGTCTCTGGGCAAAGCTACCGGAAAGAGCATGGGACTCCTGGAGCTGGAGGCTGAGAGACTTCACAAACAGCAGCAGAGAGCTCAGCAGCAGCAAAGG CATGGAGGTTTGACAATGGGCCAGTGGAGTGATGGGCCATCTGGGATGTGGTCAGGAGCTGGCATGGAAGGGAAGGTCGGAGGCGGCAACCCTGCAATGGGCATGTGGGATGAGCCCATGAAGAACCAGGCCAGCCATCGCAACATTGGCTTGAAGAACAGCCGCAGCAGTCCCTCTCTCAG CGAGCAGTACCTGCTGAATCGCCGTAAGCGTACTGATGATGAGGATAGACTTCTGAAGCTTCTTCAGGGGATGAAACCTCAGGACGGTTTCACCACTTGGTGTGAACAGATGCTCCACGCTCTCAACGCCTCTGCAAATAACTCCTCTTCACTGGATG TGCCCACCATTGTGGCATATCTGAAGGAGGTGGAGTCTCCATATGAAGTTCATGATTTTATCCGCATTTATCTGGGCGATACCATTGAAGCCAAAGAGTTTGCCAAGCAGTTCCTGGAGCGCCGTGCCAAACAGAAAGCAAACCACCAGAGACAACAGCAACAG CTGTCCAAGGAAGTCTCTGGATTGAACATGAACTTCCCCCTGCAG TCAATGTTCCAGGCAGCTCACATGGGTAAGGGCGGCAGTTTGTATGACACTCAGGGAGGAAAAGCGAAGAAAAAGCCTAGCATGATGCTCCATTCTGACCCCAGTATCCTCG GCTACTCATTCCTGGGGGGAGGTGAGCTGGAGCAGGTGGAGGATTACTGA
- the LOC113054202 gene encoding GRB10-interacting GYF protein 1-like isoform X3, with the protein MTAETLTFGPEWLRALSRGGSVTSPPPSPAMPKSKLADYRYGREEMLALYVKDNKIPEDMQDKEFAAILQEEPQQPLALVPLTEEEQRNFSMSVNSVAVLRLMGKGGGAVPTGVARGRGSTRGGRGRGRGEGGFYQRSVDEEVGFGRGREMHRSQSWDDRGERRFEKPLRRDGGRGGFEEGGAVGRKDYARSDSENWRTLREGQEDDDGAEPGGSWRIAGGRRDGTFTSVFFIFFPLFYLFKFFNWPFLHLDGGPRSAGWRDHSSGDGRRRKFDFDFRDGEGGRRRAGSEGGEDERDGLPEWCTDEEEGEMGTFDSSGAFMCIKKSSRDAIPEDQELEFEALEEEEEGGQEKLDSLDDKSEACEVLTVCDGDRNSLSPHAVSAPAPVHPVAEEETPKPIVTPPSKLSPQPDEDAAPAGSTTPQTQSYSPPSTTGTDLPTVGGDTEEEDGMKHLQQEAEKMVASLQDTSLEEECFTQALHESHITTAHTHTHPNAHTHSHSTSHTLPHSSASALPLSHESAMKWFYKDPQGEIQGPFTTVEMCEWFQAGYFTMNLLVKRGCDEGFQPLGEVIKMWGRVPFSPGPSPPPLLGNMDQELLKKQFEQAATAALYQQLQMRFQNRCGETGMMPAMNRSMSVPDTGPMWDMPTSVSQQSGSETSLWDLTMSNSTQGPTLEHLQKLQQERREAELRVKREEEERKRREEKRRQQEEQKRREEEELYRRKQQCRQQQELIMKFLQQSQQQQSMPGGAGWSGSQTGALSLGKATGKSMGLLELEAERLHKQQQRAQQQQRHGGLTMGQWSDGPSGMWSGAGMEGKVGGGNPAMGMWDEPMKNQASHRNIGLKNSRSSPSLSEQYLLNRRKRTDDEDRLLKLLQGMKPQDGFTTWCEQMLHALNASANNSSSLDVPTIVAYLKEVESPYEVHDFIRIYLGDTIEAKEFAKQFLERRAKQKANHQRQQQQLSKEVSGLNMNFPLQSMFQAAHMGYSFLGGGELEQVEDY; encoded by the exons ATGACTGCTGAGACCCTTACCTTCGGTCCAGAATG GCTCCGTGCACTATCCAGAGGGGGGAGTGTGACGTCCCCTCCCCCTTCCCCTGCAATGCCAAAGTCCAAGTTGGCCGACTACCGCTATGGCCGCGAGGAGATGTTAGCACTTTATGTCAAAGATAACAAG ATCCCCGAGGACATGCAGGATAAGGAGTTTGCTGCTATCCTGCAGGAAGAGCCTCAGCAGCCGTTGGCCTTGGTGCCCCTGACTGAGGAGGAGCAG AGAAACTTCTCCATGTCTGTGAACAGTGTGGCTGTGCTAAGGCTTATGGGTAAAGGAGGTGGAGCTGTACCAACAGGTGTAGCTAGAGGGCGAGGAAGCACTCGAGGCGGTCGAG GGAGAGGCAGAGGAGAGGGTGGATTCTACCAAAGAAGTGTGGATGAAGAAGTCGGTTTTGGCCGAGGACGAGAGATGCACCGCAGTCAGAGCTGGGATGACAG AGGTGAGCGGCGCTTTGAAAAGCCATTGAGGCGTGATGGTGGGCGTGGTGGTTTTGAGGAGGGAGGAGCAGTAGGAAGGAAGGACTATGCACGCTCAGACAGTGAAAACTGGCGTACACTCAGAGAGGGGCAGGAGGATGATGATGGCGCAGAACCTGGGGGAAGCTGGAGGATTGCTGGAGGTCGTCGTGATGGTACTTTCACTTCtgtgttctttattttttttccattattttatttattcaaattttttaacTGGCCTTTTCTTCATCTAGATGGAGGTCCTCGTTCAGCAGGATGGCGGGATCACAGCAGTGGGGATGGCCGTCGTAGGAAATTTGACTTTGACTTCCGAGATGGAGAGGGTGGACGTAGAAGGGCTGGAAGTGAGGGAGGAGAGGACGAACGAGATGGCCTGCCTGAGTGGTGCACCGATGAAGAAGAAGGGGAAATGGGAACCTTTGATTCTTCTGGAGCCTTCATGTGCATCAAG AAAAGCTCCAGAGATGCAATCCCTGAAGACCAGGAACTGGAATTTGAAGctctggaggaggaagaggagggtggTCAGGAGAAGCTGGACAGCCTTGATGATAAAT cGGAAGCATGTGAGGTACTAACTGTGTGTGATGGAGATAGAAACTCATTATCTCCTCATGCTGTGTCTGCTCCTGCCCCTGTGCACCCTGTTGCAGAGGAAGAGACTCCCAAACCCATAGTCACTCCTCCCTCAAAACTGTCACCCCAACCAGATGAAG ATGCAGCTCCAGCAGGTAGCACCACACCACAGACGCAGAGCTACTCTCCTCCCTCAACCACTGGCACTGATCTTCCAACCGTAGGGGGAGACACAGAGGAGGAAGATGGCATGAAGCACCTTCagcag GAGGCTGAGAAGATGGTGGCGTCCCTGCAAGACACGTCCCTTGAAGAGGAATGTTTCACTCAAGCGCTTCACGAGAGCCACATCACTACggcacacactcatacacacccgaatgcacacacacactctcactcaacCTCACACACTCTCCCGCACTCCAGCGCCAGCGCTCTGCCCCTGTCCCACGAATCAGCAATGAAGTGGTTCTACAAAGACCCTCAAGGGGAGATTCAAG GTCCATTCACTACAGTGGAGATGTGTGAGTGGTTTCAGGCAGGGTATTTCACCATGAACCTACTGGTCAAACGTGGCTGTGATGAGGGATTTCAGCCCCTGGGTGAAGTCATTAAGATGTGGGGGCGTGTGCCTTTCTCTCCCGGCCCCTCCCCTCCTCCACTTCTG GGGAACATGGACCAGGAGCTGTTGAAGAAACAGTTCGAACAAGCTGCCACTGCAGCCCTTTACCAACAACTTCAGATGAGATTTCAGAACCG GTGTGGGGAGACTGGGATGATGCCTGCGATGAACAGGTCCATGTCAGTGCCAGACACCGGGCCCATGTGGGACATGCCTACCTCAGTCTCTCAGCAGTCAG GCAGTGAGACCAGTCTGTGGGACTTAACCATGAGTAACTCCACTCAGGGTCCAACTCTTGAACATTTGCAGAAA CTCCAGCAGGAGAGGCGTGAAGCTGAACTCAGGGTCAAGCGTGAAGAAGAAGAGAGGAAACGGAGGGAGGAAAAGCGCCGGCAGCAGGAGGAACagaagaggagagaggaggaggagcttTATAGACGAAAACAG CAGTGCCGTCAGCAGCAGGAATTGATCATGAAGTTTCTGCAGCAGAGCCAGCAGCAGCAGAGCATGCCAGGGGGCGCAGGATGGAGCGGAAGCCAGACAGGAGCTTTGTCTCTGGGCAAAGCTACCGGAAAGAGCATGGGACTCCTGGAGCTGGAGGCTGAGAGACTTCACAAACAGCAGCAGAGAGCTCAGCAGCAGCAAAGG CATGGAGGTTTGACAATGGGCCAGTGGAGTGATGGGCCATCTGGGATGTGGTCAGGAGCTGGCATGGAAGGGAAGGTCGGAGGCGGCAACCCTGCAATGGGCATGTGGGATGAGCCCATGAAGAACCAGGCCAGCCATCGCAACATTGGCTTGAAGAACAGCCGCAGCAGTCCCTCTCTCAG CGAGCAGTACCTGCTGAATCGCCGTAAGCGTACTGATGATGAGGATAGACTTCTGAAGCTTCTTCAGGGGATGAAACCTCAGGACGGTTTCACCACTTGGTGTGAACAGATGCTCCACGCTCTCAACGCCTCTGCAAATAACTCCTCTTCACTGGATG TGCCCACCATTGTGGCATATCTGAAGGAGGTGGAGTCTCCATATGAAGTTCATGATTTTATCCGCATTTATCTGGGCGATACCATTGAAGCCAAAGAGTTTGCCAAGCAGTTCCTGGAGCGCCGTGCCAAACAGAAAGCAAACCACCAGAGACAACAGCAACAG CTGTCCAAGGAAGTCTCTGGATTGAACATGAACTTCCCCCTGCAG TCAATGTTCCAGGCAGCTCACATGG GCTACTCATTCCTGGGGGGAGGTGAGCTGGAGCAGGTGGAGGATTACTGA
- the LOC113054202 gene encoding GRB10-interacting GYF protein 1-like isoform X2 gives MTAETLTFGPEWLRALSRGGSVTSPPPSPAMPKSKLADYRYGREEMLALYVKDNKIPEDMQDKEFAAILQEEPQQPLALVPLTEEEQRNFSMSVNSVAVLRLMGKGGGAVPTGVARGRGSTRGGRGRGRGEGGFYQRSVDEEVGFGRGREMHRSQSWDDRGERRFEKPLRRDGGRGGFEEGGAVGRKDYARSDSENWRTLREGQEDDDGAEPGGSWRIAGGRRDDGGPRSAGWRDHSSGDGRRRKFDFDFRDGEGGRRRAGSEGGEDERDGLPEWCTDEEEGEMGTFDSSGAFMCIKKSSRDAIPEDQELEFEALEEEEEGGQEKLDSLDDKSEACEVLTVCDGDRNSLSPHAVSAPAPVHPVAEEETPKPIVTPPSKLSPQPDEDAAPAGSTTPQTQSYSPPSTTGTDLPTVGGDTEEEDGMKHLQQEAEKMVASLQDTSLEEECFTQALHESHITTAHTHTHPNAHTHSHSTSHTLPHSSASALPLSHESAMKWFYKDPQGEIQGPFTTVEMCEWFQAGYFTMNLLVKRGCDEGFQPLGEVIKMWGRVPFSPGPSPPPLLGNMDQELLKKQFEQAATAALYQQLQMRFQNRCGETGMMPAMNRSMSVPDTGPMWDMPTSVSQQSGSETSLWDLTMSNSTQGPTLEHLQKLQQERREAELRVKREEEERKRREEKRRQQEEQKRREEEELYRRKQQCRQQQELIMKFLQQSQQQQSMPGGAGWSGSQTGALSLGKATGKSMGLLELEAERLHKQQQRAQQQQRHGGLTMGQWSDGPSGMWSGAGMEGKVGGGNPAMGMWDEPMKNQASHRNIGLKNSRSSPSLSEQYLLNRRKRTDDEDRLLKLLQGMKPQDGFTTWCEQMLHALNASANNSSSLDVPTIVAYLKEVESPYEVHDFIRIYLGDTIEAKEFAKQFLERRAKQKANHQRQQQQLSKEVSGLNMNFPLQSMFQAAHMGKGGSLYDTQGGKAKKKPSMMLHSDPSILGYSFLGGGELEQVEDY, from the exons ATGACTGCTGAGACCCTTACCTTCGGTCCAGAATG GCTCCGTGCACTATCCAGAGGGGGGAGTGTGACGTCCCCTCCCCCTTCCCCTGCAATGCCAAAGTCCAAGTTGGCCGACTACCGCTATGGCCGCGAGGAGATGTTAGCACTTTATGTCAAAGATAACAAG ATCCCCGAGGACATGCAGGATAAGGAGTTTGCTGCTATCCTGCAGGAAGAGCCTCAGCAGCCGTTGGCCTTGGTGCCCCTGACTGAGGAGGAGCAG AGAAACTTCTCCATGTCTGTGAACAGTGTGGCTGTGCTAAGGCTTATGGGTAAAGGAGGTGGAGCTGTACCAACAGGTGTAGCTAGAGGGCGAGGAAGCACTCGAGGCGGTCGAG GGAGAGGCAGAGGAGAGGGTGGATTCTACCAAAGAAGTGTGGATGAAGAAGTCGGTTTTGGCCGAGGACGAGAGATGCACCGCAGTCAGAGCTGGGATGACAG AGGTGAGCGGCGCTTTGAAAAGCCATTGAGGCGTGATGGTGGGCGTGGTGGTTTTGAGGAGGGAGGAGCAGTAGGAAGGAAGGACTATGCACGCTCAGACAGTGAAAACTGGCGTACACTCAGAGAGGGGCAGGAGGATGATGATGGCGCAGAACCTGGGGGAAGCTGGAGGATTGCTGGAGGTCGTCGTGATG ATGGAGGTCCTCGTTCAGCAGGATGGCGGGATCACAGCAGTGGGGATGGCCGTCGTAGGAAATTTGACTTTGACTTCCGAGATGGAGAGGGTGGACGTAGAAGGGCTGGAAGTGAGGGAGGAGAGGACGAACGAGATGGCCTGCCTGAGTGGTGCACCGATGAAGAAGAAGGGGAAATGGGAACCTTTGATTCTTCTGGAGCCTTCATGTGCATCAAG AAAAGCTCCAGAGATGCAATCCCTGAAGACCAGGAACTGGAATTTGAAGctctggaggaggaagaggagggtggTCAGGAGAAGCTGGACAGCCTTGATGATAAAT cGGAAGCATGTGAGGTACTAACTGTGTGTGATGGAGATAGAAACTCATTATCTCCTCATGCTGTGTCTGCTCCTGCCCCTGTGCACCCTGTTGCAGAGGAAGAGACTCCCAAACCCATAGTCACTCCTCCCTCAAAACTGTCACCCCAACCAGATGAAG ATGCAGCTCCAGCAGGTAGCACCACACCACAGACGCAGAGCTACTCTCCTCCCTCAACCACTGGCACTGATCTTCCAACCGTAGGGGGAGACACAGAGGAGGAAGATGGCATGAAGCACCTTCagcag GAGGCTGAGAAGATGGTGGCGTCCCTGCAAGACACGTCCCTTGAAGAGGAATGTTTCACTCAAGCGCTTCACGAGAGCCACATCACTACggcacacactcatacacacccgaatgcacacacacactctcactcaacCTCACACACTCTCCCGCACTCCAGCGCCAGCGCTCTGCCCCTGTCCCACGAATCAGCAATGAAGTGGTTCTACAAAGACCCTCAAGGGGAGATTCAAG GTCCATTCACTACAGTGGAGATGTGTGAGTGGTTTCAGGCAGGGTATTTCACCATGAACCTACTGGTCAAACGTGGCTGTGATGAGGGATTTCAGCCCCTGGGTGAAGTCATTAAGATGTGGGGGCGTGTGCCTTTCTCTCCCGGCCCCTCCCCTCCTCCACTTCTG GGGAACATGGACCAGGAGCTGTTGAAGAAACAGTTCGAACAAGCTGCCACTGCAGCCCTTTACCAACAACTTCAGATGAGATTTCAGAACCG GTGTGGGGAGACTGGGATGATGCCTGCGATGAACAGGTCCATGTCAGTGCCAGACACCGGGCCCATGTGGGACATGCCTACCTCAGTCTCTCAGCAGTCAG GCAGTGAGACCAGTCTGTGGGACTTAACCATGAGTAACTCCACTCAGGGTCCAACTCTTGAACATTTGCAGAAA CTCCAGCAGGAGAGGCGTGAAGCTGAACTCAGGGTCAAGCGTGAAGAAGAAGAGAGGAAACGGAGGGAGGAAAAGCGCCGGCAGCAGGAGGAACagaagaggagagaggaggaggagcttTATAGACGAAAACAG CAGTGCCGTCAGCAGCAGGAATTGATCATGAAGTTTCTGCAGCAGAGCCAGCAGCAGCAGAGCATGCCAGGGGGCGCAGGATGGAGCGGAAGCCAGACAGGAGCTTTGTCTCTGGGCAAAGCTACCGGAAAGAGCATGGGACTCCTGGAGCTGGAGGCTGAGAGACTTCACAAACAGCAGCAGAGAGCTCAGCAGCAGCAAAGG CATGGAGGTTTGACAATGGGCCAGTGGAGTGATGGGCCATCTGGGATGTGGTCAGGAGCTGGCATGGAAGGGAAGGTCGGAGGCGGCAACCCTGCAATGGGCATGTGGGATGAGCCCATGAAGAACCAGGCCAGCCATCGCAACATTGGCTTGAAGAACAGCCGCAGCAGTCCCTCTCTCAG CGAGCAGTACCTGCTGAATCGCCGTAAGCGTACTGATGATGAGGATAGACTTCTGAAGCTTCTTCAGGGGATGAAACCTCAGGACGGTTTCACCACTTGGTGTGAACAGATGCTCCACGCTCTCAACGCCTCTGCAAATAACTCCTCTTCACTGGATG TGCCCACCATTGTGGCATATCTGAAGGAGGTGGAGTCTCCATATGAAGTTCATGATTTTATCCGCATTTATCTGGGCGATACCATTGAAGCCAAAGAGTTTGCCAAGCAGTTCCTGGAGCGCCGTGCCAAACAGAAAGCAAACCACCAGAGACAACAGCAACAG CTGTCCAAGGAAGTCTCTGGATTGAACATGAACTTCCCCCTGCAG TCAATGTTCCAGGCAGCTCACATGGGTAAGGGCGGCAGTTTGTATGACACTCAGGGAGGAAAAGCGAAGAAAAAGCCTAGCATGATGCTCCATTCTGACCCCAGTATCCTCG GCTACTCATTCCTGGGGGGAGGTGAGCTGGAGCAGGTGGAGGATTACTGA